One Bos taurus isolate L1 Dominette 01449 registration number 42190680 breed Hereford chromosome 16, ARS-UCD2.0, whole genome shotgun sequence DNA window includes the following coding sequences:
- the RERE gene encoding arginine-glutamic acid dipeptide repeats protein isoform X6, with amino-acid sequence MFKPVKEEDDGLSGKHSMRTRRSRGSMSTLRSGRKKQPASPDGRASPINEDIRSSGRNSPSAASTSSNDSKAETVKKSAKKVKEEATSPLKSTKRQREKGTSDTEEADRTSSKKTKTQEISRPNSPSEGEGESSDSRSVNDEGSSDPKDIDQDNRSTSPSIPSPQDNESDSDSSAQQTTQPSALQAPGGATPAPSSALPGTAQLPTQGPTPAPAGPSQGSPSASQPPTQPQAPSAAAPHAHIQQAPALHPQRLASPHPPLQPLTGPAGQTTGPPHTQPPLHSQGPPGPHGLQAGSLLQHPGPPQPFGLPPQVSQAAAHPHTSLQPPAPQSALQPQQPPREQPLPPAPLAMPHIKPPPTTPIPQLPAPQAHKHPPHLSGPSPFSMNANLPPPPALKPLSSLSTHHPPSAHPPPLQLMPQSQPLPSSPAQPPVLTQSQGLPPAATSHPATGLHQVPPQPPFAQHPFVPGGPPPITPPTCPSTSTPPAGSGPSAQPPCSAAVSSGGSVPGGATCPLPTVQIKEEALDDAEEPESPPPPPRSPSPEPTVVDTPSHASQSARFYKHLDRGYNSCARTDLYFMPLAGSKLAKKREEAIEKAKREAEQKAREEREREKEKEKEREREREREREAERAAKASSSAHEGRLSDPQLGGPGHMRPSFEPPPTTIAAVPPYIGPDTPALRTLSEYARPHVMSPTNRNHPFYVPLNPTDPLLAYHMPGLYNVDPTIRERELREREIRERELRERELRERMKPGFEVKPPELDPLHPAANPMEHFARHGALTIPPAAGPHPFASFHPGLNPLERERLALAGPQLRPEMSYPDRLAAERIHAERMASLTSDPLARLQMFNVTPHHHQHSHIHSHLHLHQQDPLHQGSAGPVHPLVDPLTAGPHLARFPYPPGTLPNPLLGQPPHEHEMLRHPVFGTPYPRDLPGAIPPPMSAAHQLQAMHAQSAELQRLAMEQQWLHGHPHMHGGHLPSQEDYYSRLKKEGDKQL; translated from the exons ATGTCTACACTGCGCAGCGGTCGGAAGAAGCAGCCAGCCAGCCCTGATGGTCGTGCCTCGCCCATCAATGAAGACATCCGCTCCAGCGGCCGGAACTCTCCCAGCGCGGCCAGCACCTCCAGCAACGACAGTAAAGCAGAGACGGTGAAGAAGTCAGCCAAG AAGGTGAAGGAGGAAGCCACATCCCCTCTTAAGAGCACCAAGCGCCAGCGGGAGAAGGGGACCTCGGATACAGAAGAGGCCGACAGGACCAGCTCCAAGAAGACAAAAACCCAG GAGATCAGCCGGCCCAACTCGCCATCTGAAGGCGAGGGGGAGAGCTCGGACAGCCGCAGCGTCAACGATGAGGGCAGCAGTGACCCCAAAGACATTGACCAGGACAATCGCAGCACGTCCCCCAGCATCCCCAGCCCCCAGGACAACGAAAGTGACTCGGACTCCTCGGCCCAGCAGACGACGCAGCCCTCTGCCCTGCAGGCTCCTGGAGGGGCTACTCCAGCTCCCTCCTCTGCCCTGCCAGGGACTGCCCAGTTGCCCACCCAGGGGCCCACACCTGCCCCCGCGGGCCCCTCACAGGGCTCCCCCTCGGcctcccagccccccacccagCCGCAAGCCCCCTCAGCTGCTGCTCCCCATGCCCACATCCAGCAGGCGCCCGCTCTCCACCCACAGCGGCTGGCCTCACCGCACCCCCCGCTGCAGCCACTGACGGGCCCAGCTGGCCAGACCACCGGCCCACCCCACACCCAGCCCCCTCTGCACAGTCAGGGCCCGCCCGGCCCTCATGGCCTCCAGGCTGGGTCCCTACTGCAGCACCCGGGGCCCCCACAGCCCTTTGGCCTCCCTCCCCAGGTGTCCCAGGCAGCAGCCCACCCTCACACCTCCCTGCAGCCCCCTGCCCCTCAGTCGGCCTTGCAGCCTCAGCAGCCCCCGCGGgagcagcccctgcccccagcacctcTGGCCATGCCCCACATCAAGCCCCCGCCCACCACGCCCATCCCCCAGCTGCCAGCGCCCCAGGCCCACAAGCACCCCCCTCACCTCTCGGGGCCCTCTCCTTTCTCCATGAATGCCAACCTCCCACCCCCTCCTGCTCTGAAGCCCCTGAGCTCCCTGTCCACTCACCACCCACCCTcagcccaccccccgcccctgcaGCTCATGCCACAGAGCCAGCCACTGCCCTCGTCCCCTGCACAGCCCCCTGTGCTGACTCAGAGCCAGGGCCTGCCCCCTGCTGCTACCTCCCACCCCGCCACGGGCCTCCACCAGGTGCCCCCTCAGCCCCCGTTTGCACAACACCCCTTTGTCCCTGGGGGCCCCCCTCCCATCACCCCTCCGACTTGCCCCTCCACCTCTACTCCTCCGGCGGGATCTGGCCCCTCGGCCCAGCCACCCTGCTCTGCTGCTGTTTCTTCGGGAGGCAGCGTACCTGGGGGGGCAACCTGCCCACTCCCCACCGTCCAGATCAAGGAAGAGGCTCTGGACGATGCTGAGGAGCCTgagagcccccctcccccacctcggAGCCCGTCCCCTGAGCCCACTGTGGTGGACACCCCCAGCCACGCCAGCCAGTCTGCCAG GTTCTACAAACACCTGGACCGGGGCTACAACTCGTGTGCACGGACCGACCTGTACTTCATGCCTCTGGCGGGATCCAAACTGGccaagaagagggaggaggccaTCGAGAAGGCCAAACGGGAGGCCGAGCAGAAGGCGCGAGAGGAGCGGGAgcgggagaaggagaaggagaaggagcgAGAACGCGAGCGGGAACGGGAGCGCGAGGCTGAGCGAGCGGCC AAGGCGTCCAGCTCGGCACATGAAGGCCGCCTCAGCGACCCCCAGCTTGGCGGTCCTGGCCACATGCGGCCATCCTTCGAGCCCCCGCCCACCACCATTGCGGCCGTGCCCCCCTACATCGGACCCGACACGCCGGCCCTCCGGACTCTGAGCGAGTACGCCCGGCCCCATGTCATGTCACCCACCAACCGCAACCACCCCTTCTACGTGCCCCTCAACCCCACCGACCCGCTGCTGGCCTACCACATGCCCGGCCTCTACAACGTTGACCCCACCATCCGTGAGCGGGAGCTGCGGGAGCGCGAGATCCGAGAGCGGGAGCTCCGGGAGCGGGAGCTACGGGAGCGGATGAAGCCGGGCTTCGAGGTGAAGCCCCCGGAGCTGGATCCCCTGCACCCAGCCGCCAACCCCATGGAGCACTTTGCCCGGCACGGTGCCCTCACCATCCCCCCTGCCGCCGGCCCCCACCCTTTTGCATCTTTCCATCCCGGTCTGAACCCCCTGGAAAGGGAGAGACTGGCCCTGGCCGGGCCCCAGCTGCGGCCTGAGATGAGCTACCCAGACAGACTGGCGGCTGAGCGCATCCATGCCGAGCGCATGGCCTCGCTGACCAGCGACCCCCTGGCCCGGCTGCAGATGTTCAACGTGACCCCGCACCACCACCAGCACTCCCACATCCACTCGCACCTGCACCTCCACCAGCAGGACCCCCTCCACCAAG GTTCAGCGGGCCCCGTTCACCCGCTGGTCGACCCCCTGACCGCTGGCCCTCATCTGGCGCGCTTTCCCTACCCCCCTGGCACCCTCCCCAACCCTCTGCTTGGACAGCCCCCCCATGAGCACGAGATGCTCCGTCACCCAGTTTTTG GCACCCCCTACCCCCGAGACCTGCCTGGGGCCATCCCACCCCCCatgtcggcagcccaccagctgcaGGCCATGCACGCCCAGTCGGCTGAGCTGCAGAGACTGGCCATGGAGCAGCAGTGGCTGCACGGACACCCCCACATGCATGGTGGCCACCTGCCCAGTCAGGAGGATTATTACAG tcgACTGAAGAAAGAAGGTGACAAGCAGTTAtaa